A single Cystobacter fuscus DSM 2262 DNA region contains:
- a CDS encoding alpha/beta fold hydrolase, protein MSTPAPVHTAVNTPTRFAEVKGRRIAYRDLGQGVPILLCLRFRGILDSWDPAFLDALAVHHRVITFDYSGLGQSTGEPSYVRKKMAQDAIDLADALGLERFVIGGWSLGGIAAQVVTRLHPERILKTILIGTTPPGKVRFGPKPIFFERALKPVNDLDDEVVLFFHPESQKSRAAAVASHNRIAARTTDLSPAIPMPTVLKMMAETRAEDLFVDDDGYRDFLKRTDIPVLVISGDQEIVFPVENWFDLTPQTKSVHLMVFPQMGHGPQHETPQVCADLITSFIRNN, encoded by the coding sequence CCCGCTTCGCCGAAGTGAAGGGCCGCCGCATCGCCTACCGGGATCTCGGCCAGGGGGTGCCCATCCTCCTGTGTCTGCGATTCCGCGGCATTCTCGACTCGTGGGATCCCGCCTTCCTCGACGCGCTGGCGGTCCACCACCGCGTCATCACCTTCGACTACTCCGGCCTTGGCCAATCGACTGGCGAGCCCAGCTATGTGCGCAAGAAGATGGCCCAAGACGCCATCGATCTGGCCGACGCGCTGGGCCTCGAGCGCTTCGTCATTGGCGGCTGGTCGCTGGGCGGCATCGCGGCGCAGGTGGTGACGCGCCTCCACCCCGAGCGAATCCTCAAGACCATCCTGATCGGCACCACGCCCCCGGGCAAGGTGCGCTTCGGCCCGAAGCCCATCTTCTTCGAACGCGCCTTGAAGCCGGTGAACGATCTGGATGACGAAGTCGTGCTGTTCTTCCATCCGGAGTCGCAGAAGTCCCGCGCCGCCGCGGTGGCGTCGCACAACCGCATCGCGGCGCGCACCACGGACCTCAGTCCGGCGATTCCGATGCCCACCGTCTTGAAGATGATGGCCGAGACCCGGGCTGAGGATCTCTTCGTCGATGATGACGGCTACCGTGACTTCCTCAAGAGGACCGACATCCCCGTGCTGGTCATCTCCGGAGACCAGGAAATCGTCTTCCCGGTGGAGAACTGGTTCGATCTGACGCCGCAGACGAAGTCGGTGCACCTGATGGTGTTTCCTCAGATGGGCCACGGCCCGCAGCACGAGACGCCGCAGGTGTGCGCCGACCTGATCACCAGCTTCATCCGCAACAACTGA